One genomic window of Myxocyprinus asiaticus isolate MX2 ecotype Aquarium Trade chromosome 5, UBuf_Myxa_2, whole genome shotgun sequence includes the following:
- the LOC127440747 gene encoding gastrula zinc finger protein XlCGF57.1-like isoform X2 — protein MLLKMEFVKEEFKEENEDVSISEPFRLKNEDTEEQRDLMKLKKESEALNEVEEKHQYQEPANFVTGEKSYSFSQTEKKFSHERTRRTKTENSFACHQCGKSFANKGNLISHIRIHSRERLFTCPHCGKSYTQKGSLNSHIRIHTGEKPFTCHQCGKSFLVKGSLERHLRTHTREKPYTCNQCGKSFLVKAYLERHIRTHTGEKPYTCHQCGKSYKQKGNLNIHMRTHSGEKPFTCLQCGKSFTQKRSLKIHTRIHTGEKPFPCLHCGRSFIDTKALKYHMRIHSGDTPYTCLQCGKSFRHKRSLSIHIRIHSGEKPYICSQCGKSFTFKENLKRHIRIHTGEKPFACHQCGKSFLLKEHLLRHTRIHTGDKPFTCHQCGKSFLVKGSLERHLRTHTGEKPYTCHQCGKSFLVKAYLERHIRTHTGEKPYTCHLCGKSYRQKGNLNIHMRTHSGEKPFTCLQCGKSFTQKRNLKIHTRIHTGEKPFPCLHCGRSFIDTKALKYHMRIHSGDTPYTCLQCGKCFRHQRSLSIHKRIHSGEKPYICSQCGKSFTFKENLKRHIRIHTGEKPFACLQCGKHLKDKASLQDHMRIHP, from the coding sequence acCTGATGAAGCTGAAAAAGGAAAGTGAagcactgaatgaagtggaggaaaAGCATCAGTATCAGGAACCTGCTAACTTTGTTACTGGAGAAAAATCTTATAGTTTCTCACAGACTGAAAAGAAATTCTCACATGAAAGGACTCGaagaacaaaaacagaaaattctTTCgcctgccatcagtgtggaaagagtttcgcaAATAAAGGAAACCTTATTAGCCACATAAGAATTCACTCAAGAGAGAGGCTTTTCACATGCCCTCATTGTGGAAAGAGTTACACACAAAAAGGAAGTCTTAATAgccacataagaattcacacaggagagaaacctttcacatgccatcagtgtggaaagagtttcttaGTAAAAGGATCCCTTGAAAGGCACTTAAGAACTCACACtagagagaagccttacacatgcaatcagtgtggaaagagtttcttaGTAAAAGCATACCTTGAAAGGCACATCAGAacccacactggagagaagccttacacatgccatcagtgtggaaagagttacaAACAAAAAGGAAATCTTAATATCCACATGAGAactcactctggagagaagcctttcacatgccttcagtgtggaaagagtttcacacaaaaaagaaGCCTTAAAATCCATacaagaattcatactggagagaagccttttccATGCCTCCATTGTGGAAGGAGTTTCATAGACACAAAAGCCCTAAAGTATCACATGAGAATCCACTCTGGAGATACTCCatacacatgccttcagtgtggaaagagtttcagacatAAAAGAAGCCTCTCAATTCACATAAGAATTCAcagtggagagaagccttacatatgctctcagtgtggaaaaagtttcacatttaaagaaaatcttaaaaggcacataagaattcacactggagagaaaccttttgcATGCCAtcaatgtggaaaaagtttctTATTAAAAGAACACCTTTTAAGGCACACAAGAATTCACACGGGAGATaaacctttcacatgccatcagtgtggaaagagtttcttaGTAAAAGGATCCCTTGAAAGGCACTTAAgaactcacactggagagaagccttacacatgccatcagtgtggaaagagtttcttaGTAAAAGCATACCTTGAAAGGCACATCAGAacccacactggagagaagccttacacatgccatcTGTGTGGAAAGAGTTACAGACAAAAAGGAAATCTTAATATCCACATGAGAactcactctggagagaagcctttcacatgccttcagtgtggaaagagtttcacacaaaaaagaaacctTAAAATCCATacaagaattcatactggagagaagccttttccATGCCTCCATTGTGGAAGGAGTTTCATAGACACAAAAGCCCTAAAGTATCACATGAGAATCCACTCTGGAGATACTCCatacacatgccttcagtgtgggaaGTGTTTCAGACATCAAAGAAGCCTCTCAATTCACAAAAGAATTCAcagtggagagaagccttacatatgctctcagtgtggaaaaagtttcacatTTAAAGAAAACCTTAAAAggcacataagaattcacactggagagaaaccttttgcatgtcttcagtgtggaaagCATCTCAAAGACAAAGCAAGCcttcaggatcacatgagaattcacccATGA
- the LOC127440747 gene encoding gastrula zinc finger protein XlCGF57.1-like isoform X1: MLLKMEFVKEEFVKEEFKEESEDVSISEPFRLKNEDTEEQRDLMKLKKESEALNEVEEKHQYQEPANFVTGEKSYSFSQTEKKFSHERTRRTKTENSFACHQCGKSFANKGNLISHIRIHSRERLFTCPHCGKSYTQKGSLNSHIRIHTGEKPFTCHQCGKSFLVKGSLERHLRTHTREKPYTCNQCGKSFLVKAYLERHIRTHTGEKPYTCHQCGKSYKQKGNLNIHMRTHSGEKPFTCLQCGKSFTQKRSLKIHTRIHTGEKPFPCLHCGRSFIDTKALKYHMRIHSGDTPYTCLQCGKSFRHKRSLSIHIRIHSGEKPYICSQCGKSFTFKENLKRHIRIHTGEKPFACHQCGKSFLLKEHLLRHTRIHTGDKPFTCHQCGKSFLVKGSLERHLRTHTGEKPYTCHQCGKSFLVKAYLERHIRTHTGEKPYTCHLCGKSYRQKGNLNIHMRTHSGEKPFTCLQCGKSFTQKRNLKIHTRIHTGEKPFPCLHCGRSFIDTKALKYHMRIHSGDTPYTCLQCGKCFRHQRSLSIHKRIHSGEKPYICSQCGKSFTFKENLKRHIRIHTGEKPFACLQCGKHLKDKASLQDHMRIHP, translated from the coding sequence acCTGATGAAGCTGAAAAAGGAAAGTGAagcactgaatgaagtggaggaaaAGCATCAGTATCAGGAACCTGCTAACTTTGTTACTGGAGAAAAATCTTATAGTTTCTCACAGACTGAAAAGAAATTCTCACATGAAAGGACTCGaagaacaaaaacagaaaattctTTCgcctgccatcagtgtggaaagagtttcgcaAATAAAGGAAACCTTATTAGCCACATAAGAATTCACTCAAGAGAGAGGCTTTTCACATGCCCTCATTGTGGAAAGAGTTACACACAAAAAGGAAGTCTTAATAgccacataagaattcacacaggagagaaacctttcacatgccatcagtgtggaaagagtttcttaGTAAAAGGATCCCTTGAAAGGCACTTAAGAACTCACACtagagagaagccttacacatgcaatcagtgtggaaagagtttcttaGTAAAAGCATACCTTGAAAGGCACATCAGAacccacactggagagaagccttacacatgccatcagtgtggaaagagttacaAACAAAAAGGAAATCTTAATATCCACATGAGAactcactctggagagaagcctttcacatgccttcagtgtggaaagagtttcacacaaaaaagaaGCCTTAAAATCCATacaagaattcatactggagagaagccttttccATGCCTCCATTGTGGAAGGAGTTTCATAGACACAAAAGCCCTAAAGTATCACATGAGAATCCACTCTGGAGATACTCCatacacatgccttcagtgtggaaagagtttcagacatAAAAGAAGCCTCTCAATTCACATAAGAATTCAcagtggagagaagccttacatatgctctcagtgtggaaaaagtttcacatttaaagaaaatcttaaaaggcacataagaattcacactggagagaaaccttttgcATGCCAtcaatgtggaaaaagtttctTATTAAAAGAACACCTTTTAAGGCACACAAGAATTCACACGGGAGATaaacctttcacatgccatcagtgtggaaagagtttcttaGTAAAAGGATCCCTTGAAAGGCACTTAAgaactcacactggagagaagccttacacatgccatcagtgtggaaagagtttcttaGTAAAAGCATACCTTGAAAGGCACATCAGAacccacactggagagaagccttacacatgccatcTGTGTGGAAAGAGTTACAGACAAAAAGGAAATCTTAATATCCACATGAGAactcactctggagagaagcctttcacatgccttcagtgtggaaagagtttcacacaaaaaagaaacctTAAAATCCATacaagaattcatactggagagaagccttttccATGCCTCCATTGTGGAAGGAGTTTCATAGACACAAAAGCCCTAAAGTATCACATGAGAATCCACTCTGGAGATACTCCatacacatgccttcagtgtgggaaGTGTTTCAGACATCAAAGAAGCCTCTCAATTCACAAAAGAATTCAcagtggagagaagccttacatatgctctcagtgtggaaaaagtttcacatTTAAAGAAAACCTTAAAAggcacataagaattcacactggagagaaaccttttgcatgtcttcagtgtggaaagCATCTCAAAGACAAAGCAAGCcttcaggatcacatgagaattcacccATGA